Proteins from a genomic interval of Bacteroidota bacterium:
- a CDS encoding sulfatase, producing the protein MRSSLHALLSRFRPASLSSKRSRRAVDGVWLASLFAPLVFLVVVSRLMEMSNVGMIGLDGFLGRIWMYAPLPALGLGIGVTTIAMTRRRHPAVAVALGLGACVLTWQAAKALPVWWLQGWLSTLPLAYMQWDLVWVSLLLLASTAWLAAPPRAGSLALRRTAIQLGAVGVAVFYAFEAMLCLTIGMPGVYYPAMDVVANARALLPVLLDSASPTKVMVALLPGSILLGPMLVTALRRRQAALPEAPRAHSGAAYLVWGTTAVMLGLMVMPPPATERVVESAVARFLATAYHDTQQPVPEASGDAMAFDTHHLRLVPGAETSDAATPDSTAQTKRRNVVVILLESVRATATTPYDSTLATMPFLNGLARRGTVYERTYASASYTNKSIVTVFGGVPPSPVPFVEKAEAFPGGLPTPGLPSMLRAHGYRTAFITPATFEFERKDLILENLGFEEMLGDGDHDTDGYTPKAYFGYEDRITLPTLERWLDDPDPRPFFLSLLTLSAHHPYDTPPDFPLRRYVRDDELNAYYNAIRYTDVYLREVFALFRDRGLLDETLFVITGDHGEAFGEHGARTHGDVLWDEVLHVPMVLFGPGIPAGIRDGEGRHHIDVVPTIAEWLDYDLVDGTLPGHSMFAPPPPGRRVYHTMKSGRNALALRVDGKKYIYWGRRRPMMVFDTIADPFELRNIAHELPEGERRAVEAELVRWRHSVELAYEEARALATERQSVTSSS; encoded by the coding sequence ATGCGTTCGTCTCTCCACGCTCTCTTGAGCCGGTTTCGACCTGCTTCACTCTCGTCCAAGCGTTCCCGACGGGCCGTCGATGGCGTGTGGCTCGCGTCGCTGTTCGCGCCGCTCGTGTTCCTGGTGGTAGTGAGTCGCCTCATGGAGATGAGCAACGTGGGCATGATCGGGCTGGATGGGTTCCTGGGGCGCATCTGGATGTATGCGCCGCTGCCCGCGCTCGGGCTGGGCATCGGCGTGACCACCATCGCGATGACGCGCAGGCGGCACCCGGCCGTAGCCGTCGCTCTCGGGCTGGGGGCGTGCGTGCTGACCTGGCAGGCGGCGAAGGCGCTGCCCGTCTGGTGGCTCCAGGGCTGGCTCTCCACGCTGCCGCTGGCCTACATGCAGTGGGACCTCGTGTGGGTGAGCCTGTTGCTCCTCGCCTCGACGGCTTGGCTGGCCGCGCCGCCGCGCGCCGGATCGCTCGCCCTGCGCCGTACCGCCATTCAACTCGGCGCGGTGGGCGTGGCGGTGTTCTATGCCTTCGAGGCGATGCTTTGCCTGACGATTGGGATGCCTGGGGTCTACTACCCCGCCATGGATGTCGTCGCCAATGCGCGTGCGTTGCTGCCGGTGTTGCTAGACAGCGCGTCACCGACGAAGGTGATGGTGGCGCTGCTGCCGGGGAGCATTCTGCTCGGTCCCATGCTCGTGACAGCGCTGCGACGGCGGCAAGCAGCCCTCCCGGAAGCACCGAGAGCGCACAGCGGCGCGGCCTACCTGGTGTGGGGAACGACCGCCGTGATGCTCGGCCTGATGGTCATGCCGCCTCCTGCGACGGAGCGAGTGGTCGAGAGCGCGGTCGCCCGCTTCCTCGCGACGGCCTACCACGACACGCAGCAGCCGGTCCCCGAGGCCAGCGGCGACGCGATGGCTTTCGACACCCACCACCTCCGCCTGGTCCCGGGCGCGGAGACCTCTGACGCCGCGACGCCCGACTCGACAGCACAGACGAAACGGCGCAACGTCGTAGTGATCCTGCTCGAATCCGTCCGCGCCACCGCCACCACGCCCTACGACAGCACGCTCGCCACCATGCCGTTCCTGAACGGACTCGCTAGGCGCGGCACGGTCTACGAGCGGACGTACGCCTCGGCGTCGTACACCAACAAGTCGATTGTGACGGTCTTTGGCGGCGTGCCGCCGAGCCCCGTCCCGTTCGTTGAGAAAGCCGAAGCGTTCCCCGGTGGGCTGCCGACGCCTGGGCTCCCGTCCATGCTTCGCGCACATGGCTACCGCACGGCGTTCATTACCCCAGCCACGTTCGAGTTCGAGCGCAAGGACCTCATCCTCGAAAACCTCGGCTTTGAGGAAATGCTAGGGGACGGCGACCACGACACGGACGGGTACACACCGAAAGCCTACTTCGGCTACGAGGACCGGATCACGCTCCCCACACTCGAACGCTGGCTCGACGACCCCGACCCGCGTCCCTTCTTTCTCAGCCTCCTCACGCTCTCGGCCCACCACCCCTACGATACACCGCCCGACTTCCCTCTCCGCAGGTACGTCCGCGACGATGAACTGAACGCCTACTACAACGCGATTCGCTACACCGACGTCTACCTCCGCGAGGTGTTTGCGCTCTTCCGCGACCGCGGCCTGCTCGACGAGACGCTCTTCGTTATTACCGGGGACCACGGCGAGGCCTTCGGTGAACACGGCGCACGCACACACGGCGATGTGCTCTGGGACGAAGTGCTCCACGTACCGATGGTCCTCTTCGGACCTGGTATCCCTGCAGGCATCCGCGACGGAGAGGGACGGCATCACATCGATGTCGTGCCCACCATTGCAGAATGGCTCGACTACGACCTCGTGGACGGGACACTACCTGGGCACTCGATGTTTGCGCCGCCGCCGCCTGGACGCCGTGTCTACCACACGATGAAGAGCGGCCGCAATGCCCTTGCCCTGCGTGTCGACGGGAAGAAATACATCTACTGGGGCCGCCGCCGCCCCATGATGGTCTTCGACACGATCGCCGACCCGTTCGAACTGCGCAACATCGCCCACGAACTCCCTGAGGGCGAACGCCGCGCCGTCGAGGCCGAACTTGTCCGGTGGCGTCACAGCGTCGAGTTGGCCTACGAAGAGGCCCGCGCGCTCGCTACCGAGCGTCAGAGCGTAACATCATCCTCGTAG
- a CDS encoding cation:proton antiporter gives MPYPVFAAGALPAYLTEVVALVLAGAVIAYVSKRIGLVPIVGFLIAGVIIGPNQLGLVKDIELVDATAEIGVLLLLFTIGIEFSLEKLAKIRRLIVGGGGLQVGLTTAAVTLILLPFGVDWKVGIFTGFLVALSSTAIVLKLLGDRNETGTEAGQASVGLLIFQDIAIIVMVLLVPMLAGAGGGPLDIAQALGTALGVIVLVFVVAQRLMPPLLEAVARTCSSEVFLLVIVGICLGTAYLVGLAGVSISLGAFLAGLVVSESKFSEHAFGEILPLQILFSATFFVSVGMLLDLGFLVQNLPLVLGIVVVLLLLKAVIAMASVRMLGYSLPVAAATGLTLAQVGEFSFVLERAGREVGLTPAGMGADGAQTFIAATVLMMAATPGLVALAGRVQGKLRDKMGAASDAAAPMPTVDDAHFAHLHDHVIVAGYGGAARKLVRVLRGSGVPFVVATLSPEGAREAEAMGLHVLRGDYSKQHILNALGLDRAKLLVIPDDGPAMAHRVAAVAGVLSPTTRIIASTRTHLDIHHLNEGGVDRVIAEDLEALVALFEEVLRQYQIEPDRILDAEEALRAGNYAAFDRDAETVEPVVTDEASHMTRTVTIRKTAMAAERSLDELHLDEHDVTALAVVQDGTTYEHPGPSTVLHPGNTLTLEGPTDAFKHLAPLFRSDPGEGSAGNDGGDAGPPPPNPYPTPSQVTPSMRRRIDTERTYTLEPDPEAAKKCSHLHQIRPVQPSAHGCEDCLKTGDWWVHLRICMVCGYVGCCDSSPNQHARKHYEATGHAIIRSLEPGETWGWCYEDDVTL, from the coding sequence ATGCCCTACCCCGTCTTCGCAGCCGGCGCGCTGCCCGCCTACCTCACCGAAGTCGTCGCGCTGGTGCTGGCGGGGGCCGTCATCGCCTACGTCTCCAAGCGGATCGGGCTGGTGCCCATCGTGGGCTTTCTCATCGCGGGCGTCATCATCGGGCCGAACCAGTTGGGCCTCGTCAAGGACATCGAGCTCGTCGACGCGACGGCGGAGATCGGCGTGCTGCTGCTGCTCTTCACCATCGGCATCGAGTTCAGCTTAGAGAAGCTCGCCAAGATCCGGCGCCTCATCGTGGGCGGCGGCGGCCTGCAGGTCGGGCTCACGACCGCGGCAGTGACGCTCATCCTGCTGCCCTTCGGCGTTGACTGGAAAGTGGGCATCTTCACGGGCTTCCTCGTCGCGCTCTCCTCGACGGCCATCGTCCTGAAGCTGCTCGGCGACCGCAACGAGACGGGCACCGAGGCCGGGCAGGCGTCGGTGGGCCTGCTCATCTTCCAAGACATTGCGATCATCGTGATGGTGCTGCTCGTGCCGATGCTGGCGGGCGCGGGCGGTGGGCCGCTCGACATCGCGCAGGCGCTCGGGACGGCCCTCGGCGTGATCGTGCTCGTGTTCGTGGTGGCGCAGCGGCTCATGCCGCCCCTTCTCGAAGCGGTGGCGCGGACGTGCTCGTCGGAGGTGTTCCTGCTCGTGATTGTAGGCATTTGCCTCGGGACCGCCTACCTCGTCGGCCTTGCGGGCGTGTCGATCTCGCTAGGCGCGTTCCTCGCGGGCCTCGTCGTGAGCGAGTCGAAGTTCTCCGAGCACGCCTTCGGAGAGATCCTGCCGCTCCAGATCCTCTTCTCGGCGACGTTCTTCGTCTCCGTAGGGATGCTGCTCGACCTCGGCTTTCTGGTGCAGAACCTGCCGCTCGTGCTCGGCATCGTCGTGGTGCTGTTGCTGCTGAAGGCCGTGATCGCGATGGCGAGCGTGCGGATGCTGGGCTACAGCCTGCCGGTGGCGGCGGCGACCGGCCTGACGCTGGCGCAGGTGGGCGAGTTCTCGTTCGTGCTGGAGCGCGCAGGCCGCGAAGTCGGGCTCACCCCTGCAGGCATGGGGGCGGACGGCGCGCAGACGTTCATCGCCGCGACGGTCCTGATGATGGCTGCGACGCCGGGTCTGGTAGCGCTCGCGGGCCGCGTGCAGGGCAAGCTTCGGGACAAGATGGGCGCAGCCAGCGACGCCGCGGCGCCGATGCCCACCGTCGACGACGCGCACTTCGCACACCTCCACGACCACGTGATCGTGGCGGGCTACGGCGGAGCCGCCCGGAAGCTCGTCCGGGTGCTACGCGGCTCGGGCGTGCCCTTCGTGGTGGCGACGCTTTCGCCAGAGGGCGCCCGCGAAGCCGAAGCCATGGGCCTACACGTGTTGCGTGGCGACTACTCGAAGCAGCACATCCTCAACGCGCTCGGCCTCGACCGTGCCAAGCTGCTCGTCATCCCTGACGACGGCCCGGCGATGGCACACCGCGTTGCCGCCGTAGCAGGTGTGCTCAGCCCGACCACCCGCATCATCGCGAGCACGCGCACGCACCTGGACATCCACCACCTGAACGAGGGCGGTGTAGACCGCGTGATCGCCGAGGACCTCGAAGCGCTCGTGGCGCTCTTCGAGGAGGTCCTGCGTCAGTACCAGATCGAGCCGGATCGCATCCTGGACGCAGAGGAAGCGCTCCGCGCGGGCAACTACGCGGCCTTCGACCGCGATGCCGAGACGGTCGAGCCCGTCGTGACCGACGAGGCCAGCCACATGACGCGCACGGTCACCATCCGCAAGACCGCGATGGCCGCAGAGCGGTCGCTCGACGAGCTTCACCTCGACGAGCACGACGTGACGGCGCTCGCTGTCGTGCAGGACGGGACGACCTACGAGCACCCCGGACCTAGCACGGTGCTGCATCCCGGCAACACGCTCACACTCGAAGGGCCGACGGACGCGTTCAAGCATCTCGCGCCGCTCTTCCGTAGTGACCCGGGCGAGGGCTCGGCAGGCAACGACGGTGGCGATGCAGGACCGCCACCACCGAACCCGTACCCAACGCCCTCGCAGGTTACGCCTTCGATGCGGCGGCGGATCGACACCGAGCGAACGTACACGCTGGAACCCGACCCAGAGGCCGCGAAGAAGTGCTCACACCTCCACCAGATCCGGCCGGTCCAGCCCTCGGCCCACGGCTGTGAGGATTGCCTCAAGACCGGCGACTGGTGGGTGCACCTCCGCATCTGCATGGTCTGCGGGTATGTCGGCTGCTGCGACTCGTCGCCCAACCAGCACGCGAGGAAGCACTACGAGGCGACCGGCCACGCCATCATCCGCTCGCTTGAACCCGGCGAGACATGGGGCTGGTGCTACGAGGATGATGTTACGCTCTGA
- a CDS encoding sigma-70 family RNA polymerase sigma factor gives MSAPRSKSVLDAAFVVRAQNGDEIARSRLLRALEPILRGFFIKRAGHRAEIDDLVQNTLVRVHTGLGDLNDPARLKAFAMKAAFFELQDLYRGRYTARESLFDPDLPGPASPDTTASTGLGLDLDRALSELTDHAREIIELREQGYRYTEIAETLGTTEAAVKMQVKRAFQKLRDLLAVFAVILAGSVTLPTLGAALKGLA, from the coding sequence ATGTCCGCGCCTCGGTCCAAGTCCGTGTTGGACGCCGCGTTCGTAGTCCGTGCCCAGAACGGCGATGAGATCGCCCGGTCTCGGCTGTTGCGCGCCCTGGAACCGATCCTCCGGGGCTTCTTCATCAAGCGCGCCGGCCACCGCGCCGAGATCGACGACCTCGTCCAGAACACCCTCGTGCGCGTCCACACCGGCCTCGGTGACCTCAACGACCCCGCCCGCCTCAAGGCGTTCGCGATGAAAGCGGCCTTCTTCGAACTGCAAGACCTCTACCGGGGCCGCTACACCGCCCGCGAGTCGCTGTTCGACCCCGACCTCCCCGGCCCCGCCAGCCCCGACACGACGGCGAGCACCGGCCTGGGTCTCGATCTCGACCGCGCCCTCTCCGAGCTGACCGACCACGCTCGTGAGATCATCGAGCTGCGTGAGCAGGGCTACCGCTACACCGAGATCGCCGAGACGCTCGGCACCACCGAGGCCGCTGTCAAGATGCAGGTCAAGCGCGCCTTCCAAAAGCTGCGCGACCTCCTCGCAGTCTTCGCGGTGATCCTCGCCGGCTCTGTGACGCTGCCCACGCTGGGCGCGGCTCTCAAAGGGCTGGCTTGA
- a CDS encoding FecR family protein, with amino-acid sequence MSPDTLALYDSLAPAEQAALRAALAEDANLRAAFDRWRAVRVTVRADLDAAVPDRHLFVLYALGEDDPALLSDDEAARVAAAKADLDAAVHRYPGLRAAVRRVWADRMAFDAAWDELAEASFAEAAMADVRAETPTNLTVSTTSTSDPAVKRRAADRGSLGRATTLRGGARWVWRISAAVAVVAFVAVAISILVRDSGFDTIQTASGVTQVIELADGSTVELAENTTLMVAAAGSDRSPRYVRLRAGTALFDVRESSEPFIVETTPARTTVLGTVFTVETTDAQTEVTLLSGAVELVSRVQPGQAVTLSPGQRSEVVGGDAPTAPERVDAQLAASWARYFYFEQTPLSVAAAELSAHYSVAIDVGETLAAETFTSAGSLERAMPVEDLLDLLARSQGSRVEAVEGGYRLVP; translated from the coding sequence ATGTCTCCGGACACCCTCGCCCTCTACGACTCCCTCGCACCCGCCGAGCAGGCCGCGCTCCGTGCTGCCCTGGCCGAGGACGCTAACCTCCGCGCGGCGTTCGATCGGTGGCGCGCCGTCCGCGTGACCGTCCGCGCCGACCTCGACGCGGCGGTGCCCGACCGGCACCTCTTTGTGCTCTACGCGCTCGGCGAGGACGACCCCGCACTCTTGTCAGACGACGAAGCAGCGCGCGTAGCCGCTGCCAAGGCCGATCTCGACGCCGCCGTGCATCGCTATCCGGGCCTCCGCGCGGCCGTGCGCCGGGTCTGGGCCGACCGCATGGCGTTCGACGCGGCCTGGGACGAACTTGCCGAGGCGTCCTTTGCTGAAGCGGCGATGGCTGATGTCCGTGCGGAAACGCCGACGAACCTGACAGTCAGCACGACCTCGACGTCTGATCCTGCCGTGAAGCGCCGCGCTGCGGATCGAGGTAGCCTCGGACGCGCGACGACGCTGCGTGGGGGCGCGCGGTGGGTCTGGCGCATCAGCGCCGCCGTGGCCGTGGTGGCCTTCGTGGCCGTGGCCATCTCCATTCTGGTGCGCGACAGCGGCTTCGACACGATCCAGACGGCGTCGGGCGTGACCCAAGTCATCGAGCTCGCCGACGGTTCGACGGTGGAACTGGCCGAGAACACGACGCTGATGGTGGCCGCGGCCGGCAGCGACCGCTCGCCGCGCTACGTCCGGCTCCGCGCAGGCACCGCGCTCTTCGACGTGCGGGAGAGCTCCGAGCCGTTCATCGTGGAGACGACGCCAGCCCGCACGACCGTCCTCGGCACCGTGTTTACCGTCGAGACGACGGACGCACAGACCGAGGTGACGCTGCTGAGCGGCGCCGTGGAACTCGTCTCGCGGGTGCAGCCGGGGCAGGCGGTGACGCTCTCGCCCGGCCAGCGTAGCGAGGTGGTCGGCGGCGATGCCCCGACGGCACCGGAGCGCGTGGATGCCCAGTTGGCCGCCTCGTGGGCCCGCTACTTCTACTTCGAGCAAACGCCGCTCTCCGTAGCGGCGGCTGAGCTGAGCGCGCACTACAGCGTCGCCATCGACGTGGGCGAGACGCTGGCTGCCGAGACGTTCACCTCCGCTGGTAGCCTGGAACGCGCCATGCCCGTCGAGGACCTCCTCGATCTCTTGGCCCGCTCGCAAGGCTCCCGCGTCGAGGCTGTCGAGGGTGGCTATCGCCTCGTGCCGTAG
- a CDS encoding energy transducer TonB, with protein MALRKAPEADLKRQYPIVVQIGMLLSLGLVLAAFITPYRAEAEFEIVEMEMERIEIEEIEQTQQIETPPPPPKPPSPVEVPDEELLEDEEIDLDMDLDLNDAPPPPPPPPPAADEPEPEPEEPEIFRIVEQQPVLLPNEAEGMAALQGCIRYPEMAKRAGIEGRVFVQFVVDERGNVVSPQVVRGIGGGTDDEALRCVRDLKFRPGMQRGRPVKVQFSLPVTFRLR; from the coding sequence ATGGCCCTTCGCAAAGCCCCGGAAGCCGACCTGAAGCGACAGTATCCGATCGTGGTTCAGATCGGCATGCTGCTCTCGCTCGGCCTCGTGCTCGCGGCCTTCATCACGCCGTACCGCGCCGAGGCGGAGTTCGAGATCGTCGAGATGGAGATGGAGCGCATCGAGATCGAGGAGATCGAGCAGACGCAGCAGATCGAGACGCCGCCGCCGCCGCCCAAGCCGCCGTCCCCCGTTGAAGTCCCCGACGAAGAACTCCTCGAAGACGAGGAGATCGACCTCGACATGGATCTCGACCTGAATGACGCGCCGCCGCCCCCGCCGCCCCCGCCGCCGGCTGCGGACGAGCCCGAGCCCGAGCCCGAAGAGCCGGAGATCTTTCGCATCGTGGAGCAACAGCCGGTCTTGCTGCCAAACGAGGCTGAGGGCATGGCTGCACTCCAGGGCTGCATCCGCTACCCGGAGATGGCCAAACGCGCTGGCATCGAAGGCCGTGTGTTCGTGCAGTTCGTCGTGGATGAGCGTGGCAACGTGGTCAGCCCGCAGGTTGTGCGCGGCATCGGCGGCGGCACGGACGACGAGGCGCTCCGCTGCGTCCGCGATCTGAAGTTCCGCCCCGGCATGCAGCGCGGTCGCCCCGTGAAGGTGCAGTTCTCGCTGCCGGTGACCTTCCGCTTGCGCTAA
- a CDS encoding VanZ family protein, translating into MSSNQKSSISNRKSPAFAWTLLCLALFSIPGQDLPPDLLSFDKVAHLGLFAVLGVLWMRAMPREAWPWVLVGGIVFGIGTELYQGMLPWERKPDPYDALADGLGMVLGVGYWLWWERRREHREQLSDT; encoded by the coding sequence ATGTCCTCCAATCAAAAATCGTCTATCTCAAATCGCAAATCCCCCGCCTTCGCCTGGACGCTCCTGTGTCTTGCGCTCTTCTCGATTCCAGGTCAGGACCTGCCACCCGACTTGCTCTCGTTCGACAAGGTGGCCCACCTGGGGCTGTTTGCCGTGCTCGGGGTACTGTGGATGCGTGCGATGCCCCGAGAGGCATGGCCTTGGGTCCTCGTCGGCGGCATCGTGTTTGGCATCGGGACCGAACTCTACCAGGGCATGCTCCCGTGGGAGCGCAAGCCGGACCCGTACGACGCCCTGGCAGACGGACTCGGGATGGTACTCGGCGTAGGCTACTGGCTGTGGTGGGAGCGACGTCGCGAGCATCGTGAGCAACTTTCGGACACGTGA
- a CDS encoding NAD(P)H-hydrate dehydratase, whose product MRHLDLCTPVYSTAAMREADRATMEDFGIPGFTLMETAARGAVRAIAERYGPMKHKHVLVLAGKGNNGGDGLAVARLLSQAGASVIVLTTATEHNASPETALNFALLKRLAASTTRLLELRHVDESHDAVAMRHLIEYKFWPQLTIDALLGIGVNSELREPIQSMAALSVLYSKVVSIDIPTGINSDTGVEEDEAVVIADLTVTMGRQKTGLLHGDGEVCAGDVVTVDIGIPKHIEDEVMRMPGCAYLPTDAYVSAALPGRAPDAHKYEVGMALVVAGSNGYTGAAVLAAQAAAWIGAGYVVCATTPDTQRAIDAQAPAIATLGLPTTEGGGIAEAALDAILERADKAKSVLIGPGLGRDPETVRLVLRLLDAFATDFPNTPVVLDADGLNALAEADDSVWQIAHRYDSPRWVLTPHLGEFRRLVAGSGGDPDNLDLNRRTCIVPEWAAAWNAVLLLKGAPSVIGQPGGPTFVAASVNSALATAGSGDVLAGSIAGLLAQGAAPSEATVCALHLGLAAADRYTASRDGRSMQASDLVNLLPQVLFDF is encoded by the coding sequence ATGCGCCACCTCGACCTCTGCACGCCCGTCTACTCCACCGCCGCCATGCGCGAGGCGGACCGCGCGACGATGGAGGACTTCGGCATCCCCGGCTTCACGCTCATGGAGACAGCAGCACGCGGGGCCGTGCGTGCCATCGCGGAACGCTACGGGCCAATGAAGCACAAGCACGTACTCGTCCTCGCGGGCAAGGGCAACAACGGCGGCGATGGGTTAGCCGTCGCAAGACTCCTGAGCCAGGCGGGAGCGTCGGTCATCGTCCTCACGACAGCCACCGAGCACAACGCAAGCCCGGAGACCGCGCTCAACTTTGCCTTGCTGAAACGCCTTGCTGCCTCCACTACACGCTTGCTCGAACTACGCCATGTAGATGAGAGTCATGATGCGGTCGCTATGCGACACCTAATCGAATACAAGTTCTGGCCCCAGCTCACCATCGACGCGCTCCTCGGCATCGGGGTCAACAGCGAGCTTCGGGAACCCATCCAGTCGATGGCGGCGCTGAGCGTGCTGTACTCCAAGGTGGTATCGATCGACATCCCCACCGGCATCAACAGCGACACGGGCGTCGAAGAAGACGAAGCCGTTGTCATCGCCGATCTCACCGTGACGATGGGGCGTCAAAAGACGGGGCTCCTGCATGGCGACGGCGAGGTCTGCGCAGGCGATGTCGTAACCGTCGACATTGGCATTCCGAAGCACATTGAGGACGAGGTGATGCGGATGCCGGGGTGCGCGTACCTCCCCACCGATGCCTACGTGAGCGCGGCACTGCCAGGACGTGCCCCGGACGCGCACAAGTACGAAGTCGGTATGGCGCTCGTCGTAGCGGGCTCGAACGGCTACACGGGCGCAGCCGTGCTCGCGGCGCAGGCCGCGGCGTGGATCGGGGCGGGCTACGTCGTCTGCGCCACCACGCCGGATACGCAGCGCGCTATCGACGCGCAGGCGCCCGCCATCGCCACGCTCGGGCTGCCCACGACGGAAGGCGGTGGCATCGCTGAGGCTGCGCTCGACGCAATCCTGGAACGCGCCGACAAGGCCAAGTCGGTGCTGATCGGCCCGGGCCTGGGACGTGACCCAGAGACGGTGCGCCTCGTCCTTCGCCTGCTCGATGCGTTCGCGACTGACTTCCCCAACACGCCCGTCGTTCTGGATGCGGATGGCCTGAATGCGCTCGCTGAGGCAGACGACTCGGTGTGGCAGATTGCCCATCGCTACGACTCACCGCGCTGGGTGCTCACGCCCCATCTCGGCGAGTTCCGCCGCCTCGTCGCCGGGTCGGGCGGGGATCCAGACAACCTCGACCTGAACCGCCGGACGTGTATCGTACCAGAGTGGGCCGCTGCCTGGAACGCGGTGTTGCTGCTCAAAGGCGCACCGAGCGTTATCGGGCAGCCCGGTGGTCCCACGTTTGTAGCGGCCTCGGTCAACAGCGCACTCGCGACGGCAGGCTCGGGCGACGTGCTCGCGGGCAGCATCGCCGGACTCCTGGCCCAGGGCGCCGCTCCTTCCGAGGCCACCGTCTGCGCGCTCCACCTCGGCCTTGCCGCCGCCGACCGCTACACCGCCAGCCGGGACGGGCGCTCGATGCAGGCGAGCGACTTGGTCAACCTGTTACCGCAGGTGCTTTTCGATTTCTGA